The following proteins are encoded in a genomic region of Amyelois transitella isolate CPQ chromosome 14, ilAmyTran1.1, whole genome shotgun sequence:
- the LOC106132846 gene encoding acetylcholinesterase produces MSRKWLVLWSLWAARLVRQPTIPLRVSGGWLRGSVANDGSHIAYYGIPYATAPERFQSPVPNPVWDGIFEATKENVWCIQRYSKDKIVGQENCLVVNVYTPLQTKKSLFPVMVYIHGGGFREGSGTRLENSRGDYLTEHGVIVVTFNYRLEILGFLCLGIKEAPGNAGLKDQNAALKWVKKNIKSFGGDPDNITLFGESAGAASVYFHSVSPMSKGLFNKAIMQSGTAIAHWALQHDPLKSASQLAQQMGHNTEDPNELYNIFRYKSADELFLTRVPRAKGKTIISEYVFTPCIEKKITDVETFLSDNPYNMTVNSQFEKLPVMIGHNDAEGYLFARNENDSMIENLNFRDSLPDDLEFQNNEEKMKTAELLKSMYMGRDDINKDTMPKISFYYGDSSLIFPVIFTADLLLKHSDYPVFSYKFSYDGWMNFPKFLYGFPMEPGATHIDELFYMFKFKMPLINAFLERDMIDKITTMWTNFAKYSDPTPEISGLLPVKWEPVRREDPRLLVIDKELSMEPLWYSERLLFWNETYSKYRKILSAR; encoded by the exons atGAGTCGAAAATGGCTCGTGTTGTGGTCACTTTGGGCGGCACGGTTGGTGCGTCAACCGACGATACCTCTGCGCGTGAGTGGCGGCTGGCTTCGTGGATCAGTGGCAAATGATGGCTCCCATATAGCTTATTACGGTATACCATACGCTACTGCACCAGAGCGATTTCAG AGTCCTGTACCTAATCCAGTTTGGGATGGCATATTTGAGGCCACCAAAGAGAATGTTTGGTGCATCCAAAGatattctaaagacaaaatcGTAGGTCAGGAAAATTGTCTTGTCGTCAACGTTTATACTCCTcttcaaactaaaaaaagtcTTTTCCCTGTCATGGTGTATATACATGGAGGAGGATTTAGAGAGGGATCAGGAACTCGTTTGGAAAATAGTAGAGGAGATTATTTGACCGAACATGGAGTCATTGTGGTCACCTTCAATTACAGACTTGAAATCTTAGGATTCTTATGTTTAGGTATTAAGGAAGCACCGGGAAACGCCGGGTTAAAAGACCAGAATGCTGCTCTTAAATGGGTCAAGAAGAACATCAAATCTTTTGGAGGGGATCCTGataatattactttatttggAGAGAGTGCTGGAGCTGCATCAGTATACTTTCATTCAGTATCGCCAATGTCTAAAGGACTATTTAATAAAGCAATAATGCAAAGTGGCACCGCGATCGCTCATTGGGCCCTACAGCATGATCCTTTGAAATCAGCAAGCCAACTGGCGCAGCAAATGGGCCACAATACTGAAGATCCAAATGAactttacaatatatttagatataaatcagcagatgaattatttttgactCGTGTACCAAGAGCTAAAGGGAAAACAATAATATCTGAATACGTATTCACGCCGTGCATTGAAAAAAAGATTACTGATGTAGAAACATTCTTGTCAGATAATCCGTACAATATGACTGTTAATAGCCAATTTGAGAAATTGCCAGTAATGATAGGTCACAATGATGCTGAAGGTTATCTCTTTGCTAGAAACGAAAATGATTCGatgatagaaaatttaaactttcgtGATTCCCTGCCAGATGATTtagaatttcaaaataatgaagaaaaaatgaaaaccgcggaattattaaaaagtatgtaCATGGGCAGAgatgatattaataaagataCAATGCCAAAGATTTCGTTTTACTATGGTGATTCGAGTTTAATTTTTCCAGTAATATTCACAGCAGATCTATTGCTCAAACATTCTGATTATCCTGTATTTTCTTACAAATTCTCCTATGATGGATGGATGAATTTTCCCAAATTTCTGTATGGTTTTCCTATGGAACCAGGTGCTACCCACATAGATGAGCTGTTCTACATGTTTAAGTTCAAAATGCCGTTAATAAATGCGTTTCTAGAAAGAGATATGATCGACAAAATTACTACAATGTGGACAAACTTCGCAAAGTATAG TGATCCTACTCCGGAAATATCCGGATTGTTGCCAGTGAAATGGGAGCCAGTAAGACGTGAAGATCCCCGACTATTGGTCATAGACAAGGAGCTGTCAATGGAACCCTTGTGGTACTCCGAAAGGTTGCTTTTCTGGAACGAAACCTATTCGaagtatagaaaaatattatccgCTAGATGA